The Rhododendron vialii isolate Sample 1 chromosome 6a, ASM3025357v1 genome includes a window with the following:
- the LOC131330002 gene encoding G-type lectin S-receptor-like serine/threonine-protein kinase SD2-5, whose protein sequence is MADLLTSYFGVCGYPMVCGKYGICISKVQCSCFAGSSNETEIFKPINYKQTNRGCSLVTPISCNHSQYHSLLEIKNISYFNLNWRYIYTNMLDKKTGLEDCKNACLRNCSCKAALFTDTSSNFRTSPGCMLLSEVFSLINDEGEYDNTSIFLKVQNSPTKQPSPGTINLGSSLGALFGICLLVGSSILVFKRKRELEEFDDEFSVDKVPGMPTRFSYGDLKTATNDFKNKLGEGGFGSVFQGMLSDGTEVAVKRLAGMSKIKKSFLAEVQTIGSIHHVNLVRLIGFCAENCNRLLVYEYMSNGSLDRWIFKRRQELTLGWESRRKIIADIAKGLAYLHEECRQKIYHLDVKPQNILLDENFVAKVSDFGLAKLIDKDQSHVVATLGGTPGYMAPEWLSSIITEKVDVYSFGVVVSEILSGRKNLDRSQPEEEMHLVGLFARKAEEGQLLDMVDKYNADMQLHGAEVVEMMKLAVWCLQSDYRRRPSMIVVVQALEGFVSVQDNLDFNFTNAPARRTMAATGEDMDAIHDGTTLFASDLSGPR, encoded by the coding sequence ATGGCGGATTTGCTCACTTCATATTTTGGTGTCTGCGGGTATCCAATGGTGTGTGGCAAATACGGCATATGTATTTCAAAGGTGCAATGTAGTTGTTTTGCGGGAAGCAGTAATGAAACAGAAATTTTTAAGCCAATAAATTACAAGCAAACAAACCGCGGATGCTCCCTTGTTACACCCATTTCTTGTAATCATTCTCAGTATCACAGTCTTTTGGAGATTAAGAATATTAGTTACTTCAACTTAAATTGGCGATACATATACACCAATATGTTGGATAAAAAAACAGGATTGGAGGATTGTAAAAATGCTTGTTTGAGAAATTGTTCTTGCAAAGCAGCTTTATTCACGGATACATCATCCAATTTTCGTACATCGCCAGGTTGCATGTTATTGTCTGAAGTTTTTTCTCTTATAAACGACGAGGGAGAATACGACAACACCTCTATATTTCTTAAAGTGCAGAATTCTCCAACCAAACAGCCATCGCCTGGCACAATCAACCTGGGATCTAGTCTTGGAGCTTTGTTTGGCATATGTCTTTTGGTTGGATCTTCCATTCTagttttcaaaaggaaaagagaactAGAGGAATTTGATGATGAGTTCTCTGTTGATAAAGTACCGGGGATGCCTACCAGATTCTCATACGGTGATTTGAAAACCGCAACCAATGACTTTAAAAATAAGCTCGGGGAAGGAGGATTTGGGTCAGTCTTTCAAGGGATGTTGAGTGATGGCACCGAAGTAGCAGTGAAGCGTCTCGCCGGTATGAGTAAGATCAAGAAGTCATTCTTAGCTGAAGTTCAGACAATAGGTAGCATCCATCATGTCAATTTGGTGAGATTGATTGGATTTTGCGCTGAAAACTGTAATAGGCTTCTAGTCTATGAATACATGTCCAACGGGTCCTTGGATAGATGGATATTCAAAAGACGTCAAGAGCTCACTCTTGGGTGGGAATCCAGAAGGAAGATCATCGCAGATATAGCCAAGGGACTAGCCTATCTCCATGAGGAATGCCGACAGAAAATATATCATTTGGATGTCAAACCCCAAAACATCCTCTTAGATGAAAATTTCGTGGCAAAAGTTTCTGATTTTGGATTGGCAAAACTAATTGATAAGGACCAAAGTCATGTTGTAGCGACATTGGGGGGGACCCCAGGCTACATGGCTCCTGAATGGTTGAGCTCAATTATCACAGAGAAAGTAGATGTTTATAGCTTTGGGGTCGTGGTCTCAGAGATCTTGAGCGGACGAAAAAATTTGGATAGGTCTCAGCCAGAGGAAGAGATGCATTTAGTAGGTTTATTCGCAAGGAAAGCAGAAGAGGGACAACTTTTGGATATGGTCGACAAATACAATGCTGATATGCAATTACATGGAGCAGAAGTGGTGGAGATGATGAAGCTTGCTGTGTGGTGTCTACAAAGTGATTACCGGAGGCGACCTTCGATGATAGTGGTGGTTCAGGCCTTGGAGGGTTTCGTCAGTGTCCAAGACAATTTGGACTTTAACTTCACAAATGCTCCAGCAAGAAGAACAATGGCAGCAACCGGTGaagacatggatgcaattcatGATGGCACTACATTATTTGCATCGGATCTATCAGGGCCGAGGTGA
- the LOC131328557 gene encoding uncharacterized protein LOC131328557, whose product MRNPLNWDFCTLLLSQENCEILYNFVNLLNVSLVLPSCIFGYGCALLDIVLLSFYTLFLSDTIALLAAYVVILENNLDFRCTLEIHVGGKLVRGAQVEYLGGFVAQSKVDPDFFSFYDFMSVIKETGYSQADNISVFYRLPNTDMNNGLVALTSHDEMLNMFATHSPGMKYFSIDMYVDCPNVVDSEDEEVIGRDTNTVDQGCLTELGSDLQVEEGQGGVDLGVEEGHEIVDLDVEGVVQGVDANETDHMEFQMDDDSSDIEWMPYDDSSTSTGSFSGVEESSDEEEEDNIPLVGLGKNLGQNIGDEEEDFSSDSDDNNLVDDVTDEDGKPIFPEFKEHYMKKPELIEGMKFPNVQVFRKLLREYHIKEGYTFKFLKNESKRVTVKCTHDCGFRLHASPMYEERSFQIKKINQQHSCTRKYTNNNATSSWLSEKYLAKVSDAPETKISSMKKTVRREWLLNVSENKIYRAKRKALELIQGDHRVQYVRLWDYCEMVRIQNPHSTAKLKVDRPLPDEGPVFKRMFISYAAQLRGFLAGCRPIIGLDACFLKGPFGGQLMHATAKDANNQMFPLAFAVVEAETKESWTWFLESLMDMIGNPEERGCCFISDRQKGLTQTFAQLYPNVEHRYCIRHMYSNFSKVYKGKEWKDLMWRAASVYTIHEFHQAMEAIKSIDENAYEYLMSEQPSTWARCMYGTRSKCNRMDNNTSEAFNRAIKDARDQPILTMAESIRRYLMTRLQTRNRLCQGWKGNVCPRIRRRVEKACKLMGECEVIYSGGRIFEVLTVLRTHVVDI is encoded by the exons atgaGAAATCCCTTAAACTGGGACTTTTGCACACTTTTACTAAGCCAAGAAAATTGTGAGATTCTGTATAACTTTGTGAATCTTTTGAACGTAAGTTTAGTGCTTCCTTCTTGTATTTTTGGATATGGTTGTGCTCTTTTGGATATTGTTCTGCTCTCATTTTATACCTTGTTTTTGAGTGACACAATTGCATTATTAGCTGCTTATGTAGTAATTTT AGAAAACAATCTTGACTTCAGGTGTACTTTGGAAATTCATGTTGGTGGTAAACTTGTGAGGGGGGCCCAGGTTGAATACTTGGGTGGGTTTGTTGCACAAAGTAAGGTAGATCCAGACTTCTTCTCATTTTATGACTTCATGTCTGTAATTAAGGAGACAGGATATTCACAAGCAGATAACATTAGTGTGTTTTATAGACTTCCCAACACTGACATGAACAATGGCTTAGTTGCATTGACTTCTCATGATGAAATGCTTAACATGTTTGCAACACATTCTCCTGGTATGAAGTATTTCTCTATTGATATGTATGTTGATTGTCCTAATGTGGTTGATTCAGAGGATGAGGAGGTGATAGGTAGAGACACAAACACTGTAGACCAAGGTTGCTTAACCGAGTTGGGATCTGACTTACAAGTAGAGGAAGGACAGGGAGGTGTTGACTTAGGAGTAGAGGAAGGACATGAAATTGTTGACTTAGACGTTGAAGGTGTAGTCCAAGGTGTGGATGCAAATGAAACTGATCATATGGAGTTCCAAATGGATGATGATAGCTCAGACATTGAGTGGATGCCTTATGATGATAGCTCAACTTCCACTGGGTCTTTTAGTGGGGTAGAAGAGTCTTCtgatgaggaggaagaggacaaCATTCCCTTGGTAGGTTTAGGTAAAAACTTGGGTCAAAACATAGGTGATGAAGAAGAGGACTTTAGTTCTGATAGTGATGATAACAATTTAGTTGATGATGTGACTGATGAGGATGGGAAACCTATTTTTCCAGAGTTCAAAGAGCATTATATGAAGAAGCCTGAATTAATAGAAGGGATGAAGTTCCCTAATGTGCAAGTGTTTAGGAAACTATTGAGAGAATATCATATAAAGGAGGGGTATACGTTTAAATTTTTGAAGAATGAGTCTAAGAGGGTCACTGTGAAGTGTACACATGATTGTGGCTTTAGACTTCATGCCTCTCCCATGTACGAAGAGAGATCctttcaaataaaaaagataaatcaACAACATTCATGTACTAGGAAGTACACTAATAATAATGCAACTTCGTCTTGGCTTTCTGAAAAGTACTTGGCCAAAGTTAGTGATGCCCCAGAGACTAAGATCAGTTCAATGAAGAAAACAGTTAGGAGGGAATGGTTGTTAAATGTTTCTGAGAACAAGATCTATAGGGCAAAGAGAAAGGCCCTTGAACTGATTCAAGGAGATCATAGAGTTCAGTATGTGAGGTTGTGGGACTACTGTGAAATGGTAAGAATACAGAATCCACATAGTACTGCTAAGTTGAAGGTGGATAGGCCCTTGCCAGATGAAGGACCAGTGTTTAAAAGGATGTTTATAAGCTATGCTGCCCAACTGAGGGGATTTTTAGCAGGTTGTAGGCCGATAATTGGGTTAGATGCTTGTTTTTTGAAAGGGCCATTTGGTGGTCAGTTGATGCATGCAACTGCGAAAGATGCCAACAATCAGATGTTTCCTTTGGCATTTGCTGTTGTGGAGGCTGAAACAAAAGAGAGTTGGACTTGGTTCTTGGAAAGTCTGATGGACATGATAGGCAATCCAGAGGAAAGGGGTTGCTGCTTCATATCCGACAGGCAGAAG GGATTGACACAAACGTTTGCACAGTTGTACCCTAATGTGGAACATAGATACTGTATTAGGCACATGTACTCTAATTTCAGTAAAGTGTACAAGGGTAAGGAGTGGAAAGACCTCATGTGGAGGGCTGCATCAGTGTACACAATTCATGAATTTCATCAAGCTATGGAGGCCATTAAATCAATTGATGAGAATGCATATGAGTATTTAATGAGTGAACAACCCTCAACATGGGCTAGGTGCATGTATGGAACAAGGTCTAAATGCAATAGAATGGACAATAACACAAGTGAAGCATTCAATAGAGCAATAAAAGATGCAAGGGACCAACCAATTTTGACCATGGCTGAAAGTATTAGAAGGTACCTAATGACAAGGTTGCAAACAAGAAATCGATTGTGCCAAGGCTGGAAGGGTAATGTATGTCCAAGAATTAGAAGAAGGGTTGAGAAAGCATGCAAGTTAATGGGGGAGTGTGAGGTGATTTACAGTGGTGGCAGAATATTTGAAGTACTTACTGTACTTAGGACCCATGTTGTGGACATATGA
- the LOC131330006 gene encoding EP1-like glycoprotein 4: MAKPSPRLIISFAISTTFFIYSAHLTNSQSVANLSTTWINNNPTIYISGGDLSPRLQMTPVFSPSGASQFVSGFYCFSEETTSCFFGIFIFGERTDYDTLNYSIIDYPQLVWSANRDRPVKVNATLKLTGNGDLILEDADGDMVWSTNTRGKSVAGLRFTEFGNLDLFDSNNATVWQSFDHPTDSLLIGQKLVSNSGQKLIARASSSNFSPGLYSLSVQNGLLFGYMEANPPVEYYKSTLEANPNSINSEKAYVVFNNGSFNGQNFDLASTAQFMRLEPDGHLKVCEWGGAK; the protein is encoded by the coding sequence ATGGCTAAACCAAGTCCGCGTTTGATCATTTCATTTGCTATTAGTACCACCTTCTTCATCTATTCTGCACATTTAACCAATTCTCAATCAGTAGCCAATTTGTCCACTACATGGATCAATAACAACCCAACAATTTACATCAGCGGAGGCGATCTTTCTCCCAGGCTTCAGATGACTCCTGTCTTTTCCCCATCCGGTGCCTCACAGTTCGTTTCCGGCTTCTACTGCTTCTCCGAAGAAACTACTTCATGTTTCTTTGGTATCTTCATATTTGGAGAAAGAACGGATTACGATACCCTAAACTATTCCATAATAGACTATCCCCAACTAGTATGGTCTGCTAACCGGGACCGTCCAGTGAAAGTTAATGCGACCTTGAAATTAACGGGCAATGGGGATTTGATATTGGAGGACGCGGATGGAGATATGGTATGGTCAACCAACACAAGAGGAAAGTCCGTCGCGGGCTTAAGATTCACCGAATTTGGAAACCTTGATCTTTTTGACAGCAACAACGCGACGGTATGGCAATCTTTTGATCACCCCACGGACTCATTACTTATTGGACAAAAGCTGGTGTCAAACTCGGGGCAAAAGCTGATAGCTAGAGCATCATCATCTAACTTTAGCCCAGGCTTGTATTCGCTTTCTGTTCAGAACGGTCTTTTGTTCGGTTATATGGAAGCCAATCCACCGGTGGAATATTACAAATCCACTTTAGAGGCAAATCCGAATTCCATAAATTCGGAAAAAGCATATGTTGTGTTCAATAACGGAAGCTTCAATGGTCAAAATTTCGATCTCGCATCAACGGCTCAGTTCATGAGGCTGGAACCCGACGGGCATTTGAAGGTTTGCGAATGGGGAGGAGCTAAATAG
- the LOC131328556 gene encoding uncharacterized protein LOC131328556 — protein sequence MASSSNQNMGALPLSFPLLNGESYDFWCVKMKTQLMSNDVWEYVQDGFEDCQGISDNLFPRIINETQAKKAWDILYNEYRGNLKVKTIKLQFLRRDYENLKMKDNELFSQFECRRIDGSLKTFEQRLNRQSEKSIESAFQSKLNVSTPKPHGKGSSSSHNQSRGEFSSGGNFERGRGGNDRGRGRGMNNFQRGNNFQARGNDEATQPRCGICKRGSHVDKYCWFRGKPQCYNCNKFGHVKKGCRVTNNQQANYSEEQEGGGCKFYACQAASEQKNDVWFLDSGCSNHMTGDESIFVKIDTSSNSQVKMGNGA from the exons ATGGCAAGTTCAAGCAATCAAAACATGGGAGCTCTACCACTTTCTTTTCCACTTCTCAATGGAGAAAGCTATGATTTTTGGTGTGTGAAGATGAAGACCCAACTTATGTCAAATGATGTTTGGGAATATGTTCAAGATGGGTTTGAAGATTGTCAAG GTATTTCTGACAACCTCTTTCCTAGAATCATCAATGAAACCCAAGCCAAGAAAGCATGGGATATTCTTTACAATGAGTATAGAGGCAATTTGAAGGTAAAAACCATCAAACTTCAATTCTTGAGAAGAGATTATGAGAATTTGAAAATGAAGGATAATGAATT ATTTAGCCAATTTGAGTGTCGAAGAATTGATGGTTCCCTTAAGACATTTGAGCAAAGATTGAATAGGCAATCCGAAAAGTCAATTGAGAGTGCCTTTCAATCTAAACTTAATGTTAGTACCCCAAAGCCCCATGGGAAAGGATCTTCTTCAAGTCATAATCAATCTAGAGGGGAATTTTCAAGTGGTGGAAATTTTGAACGAGGAAGAGGTGGAAATgatagaggaagaggaagaggaatgAATAATTTTCAAAGGGGAAACAATTTTCAAGCAAGAGGGAATGATGAGGCTACTCAACCAAGGTGTGGAATTTGTAAAAGGGGTAGTCATGTTGATAAATATTGTTGGTTTCGAGGGAAGCCACAATGTTACAATTGCAACAAATTTGGGCACGTCAAAAAGGGTTGCCGAGTCACAAACAATCAACAAGCTAATTACTCCGAAGAGCAAGAAGGTGGAGGGTGCAAGTTTTATGCTTGTCAAGCGGCTTCCGAGCAAAAGAATGATGTGTGGTTTCTTGATAGTGGTTGTAGTAACCACATGACCGGAGATGAGAGTATCTTTGTGAAAATCGATACTTCCTCCAATTCTCAAGTAAAGATGGGGAATGGTGCCTAA
- the LOC131330001 gene encoding probable receptor-like protein kinase At5g20050, translating into MVWSTNTGGKSVTGLRFTEVGNLVLFDRNKATVWQSFDHPTNCLLLGQKLVTGQKLIASTSASDFSRGLFSLSIDGFLVGYLEVNPPLVYYKSLLAGYENFTSLREAYVVFENGSFNGQNVPLGSTAQFMRLEPDGHLKVYEWGRFELIRSVADLLTSSIGHCGHPMACGRYGICSSNGQCSCFERSSNVTGKFKQISYKQPNLGCSLVTPISCNYSQYHSLLELKNIGYFNLRYNDNQLDEKTGLEDCKSACLRNCSCKAALFYYAPWRGCLLLFEVFSLINNERRSNSSSVFLKIQNSPTKQSLPPIDFPQKKSRSGTIILGSSLGALFGVCLLVGSYIFVFKMKREPEELDDEFSIVKVPGMPTRFSYYDLKTATDDFNKKLGEGGFGSVFQGTLTDGTNVAVKRLNGVSQIKKSFLAEVQTIGSIHHVNLVRLIGFCTENSNRLLVYEYMSNGSLDRWIFKRHQEFTLGWESKKKIIADIAKGLAYLHDECRQKIYHLDIKPQNILLDDNFVTKVSDFGLAKLIDKDQSRVVATLGETPGYMAPEWLSSFITEKVDVYSFGVVVLEILSGRRNLDMSQPEEEMHLLGLFERKGEEGQLLDMVDKYNADMQLHGAEVVEMMKLAVWCLQSDYRRRPSMTVVVQVLEGLVSVQDNLDYNFINAPARRTMATTGEDMDAVDDGTPLLASVLSGPR; encoded by the coding sequence ATGGTATGGTCTACCAACACGGGAGGAAAATCCGTCACAGGCTTAAGATTCACTGAAGTCGGAAACCTTGTGCTTTTTGATCGAAACAAGGCGACGGTTTGGCAGTCTTTTGATCACCCCACCAACTGCTTACTTCTCGGGCAAAAGTTGGTGACCGGGCAAAAGCTGATAGCCAGCACATCAGCCTCAGACTTCAGCCGAGGCttgttttctctttctattGATGGTTTTTTGGTCGGCTACTTGGAAGTTAATCCACCGTTGGTCTATTATAAATCCCTTTTAGCAGGATATGAAAATTTCACTAGTTTGAGGGAAGCGTATGTTGTTTTTGAGAACGGAAGCTTCAATGGTCAAAATGTCCCTCTTGGGTCAACAGCTCAGTTCATGAGGCTGGAACCCGACGGGCATTTGAAGGTTTACGAATGGGGAAGATTCGAATTGATCAGGTCCGTGGCGGATTTGCTCACGTCAAGTATCGGTCACTGCGGGCATCCAATGGCCTGTGGCAGATATGGCATATGTTCTTCCAACGGGCAGTGCAGTTGTTTTGAGAGATCCAGCAATGTAACAGGGAAATTCAAGCAAATAAGTTATAAGCAACCCAACCTCGGATGCTCCCTTGTTACACCCATTTCTTGCAATTATTCTCAGTATCATAGTCTTTTGGAGCTTAAGAATATTGGTTACTTTAACTTAAGGTACAACGATAATCAGTTGGATGAGAAAACAGGATTGGAGGATTGCAAGAGCGCTTGTTTGAGAAATTGTTCGTGCAAAGCCGCTTTATTCTATTATGCCCCATGGAGAGGTTGCTTGTTACTGTTTGAAGTTTTTTCTCTTATAAACAATGAGCGAAGATCCAACAGCAGCTCTGTATTTCTTAAAATACAGAATTCTCCAACCAAACAGTCATTGCCGCCAATAGATTTTCCTCAAAAGAAATCAAGGAGTGGCACAATCATCCTGGGATCTAGTCTTGGGGCTTTGTTTGGTGTATGTCTTTTGGTTGGATCTTACATTTTCgttttcaaaatgaaaagagAACCAGAGGAACTTGATGATGAGTTTTCTATCGTAAAAGTACCCGGGATGCCTACACGATTCTCATACTATGATTTGAAAACTGCGACCGATGATTTCAACAAAAAGCTTGGAGAAGGAGGATTCGGCTCAGTCTTTCAAGGGACTTTAACTGATGGCACCAATGTAGCAGTGAAGCGTCTCAATGGTGTAAGTCAGATCAAGAAGTCATTCTTGGCTGAAGTTCAAACAATAGGCAGCATCCACCATGTCAATTTGGTAAGATTGATCGGATTTTGTACTGAAAACTCTAATAGGCTTCTAGTCTACGAGTACATGTCCAACGGGTCCTTGGATAGATGGATATTCAAAAGACATCAAGAGTTCACTCTTGGGTGggaatccaaaaagaaaatcatCGCTGATATAGCCAAGGGACTAGCTTATCTCCATGATGAATGTCGACAGAAAATATACCACTTGGATATCAAACCCCAAAACATCCTCCTGGACGACAACTTTGTCACAAAAGTTTCCGATTTTGGATTGGCAAAACTAATTGACAAAGACCAAAGCCGAGTTGTAGCGACATTGGGGGAAACCCCAGGCTACATGGCTCCTGAATGGTTGAGCTCATTTATCACAGAGAAAGTAGATGTCTATAGCTTTGGGGTCGTGGTCTTAGAGATCTTGAGCGGACGGAGAAATTTGGATATGTCTCAGCCTGAGGAAGAGATGCATTTATTAGGTTTATTCGAAAGGAAAGGAGAAGAGGGGCAACTTTTGGATATGGTCGATAAATACAATGCTGATATGCAATTACATGGAGCAGAAGTGGTGGAGATGATGAAGCTTGCTGTGTGGTGTCTACAAAGTGATTACCGGAGGCGACCTTCAATGACAGTGGTGGTTCAGGTCTTGGAGGGCTTGGTTAGTGTCCAAGACAATTTGGACTATAACTTCATAAATGCTCCAGCAAGAAGAACAATGGCAACTACTGGTGAAGACATGGATGCTGTTGATGATGGCACTCCGTTACTAGCATCAGTTCTATCAGGACCAAGGTGA
- the LOC131328558 gene encoding uncharacterized protein LOC131328558, giving the protein MAAIIEDKSDPLDFVDECFHISTFAKIYNFNIKPIPDQTMWVHTEFDPIGPPPLRKKSGRPKKNRRKGHDEPKKPNGGVRKYYTTLKCSICKQPGHNARTCSQKANSTTVDQDCQMAMETAIVGGHEIEVAEETIANSGRGSGRGGKGRGGKTGRGGRGGKSGGGGKIGRGGGAMVVGGTGRGGDPASKYDTIAPRGRGRGRGGTTAPPLLGIVIRETNPNTRVDIGTNKGVNRGKGKQPIVCRGKAPITRFGGAPRVGLPAPQGWRRSTRMGNAIFWTQPETSSAASCGSGGGSGSTTMPSTQPSSSTPSTQKSAT; this is encoded by the exons ATGGCTGCAATTATAGAAGATAAAAGTGACCCATTGGACTTTGTTGATGAGTGCTTTCACATAAGTACATTTGCAAAGATATACAACTTCAACATCAAACCAATTCCTGACCAAACAATGTGGGTTCATACAGAGTTTGATCCTATAGGTCCTCCCCCTTTAAGAAAGAAGAGTGGTAGACCCAAGAAGAATAGGAGGAAAGGGCATGATGAACCAAAGAAACCCAATGGAGGTGTTAGGAAGTATTACACAACTCTCAAGTGTAGCATATGCAAGCAGCCAGGACATAATGCCAGAACATGCTCTCAAAAGGCTAACAGCACTACTGTTGACCAA GACTGTCAAATGGCAATGGAAACAGCAATTGTTGGAGGACATGAAATTGAAGTGGCAGAGGAAACAATAGCCAATAGTGGGAGAGGTAGTGGTAGAGGAGGGAAAGGAAGAGGAGGGAAGACTGgcagaggaggaagaggaggtaAGAGTGGTGGAGGAGGGAAGATTGGGAGAGGAGGTGGTGCAATGGTGGTTGGAGGCACAGGAAGAGGTGGTGATCCGGCATCAAAGTATGACACTATTGCTCCAAGAggtagaggaagaggaagaggtggaACCACTGCTCCACCTCTTCTTGGAATTGTGATTAGAGAAACAAATCCTAACACTAGGGTGGATATTGGTACAAACAAAGGTGTAAACCGTGGGAAGGGAAAACAGCCCATAGTTTGTAGAGGCAAAGCACCAATAACAAGGTTTGGAGGTGCCCCAAGGGTGGGATTGCCAGCACCACAG GGATGGAGAAGATCCACAAGGATGGGGAATGCCATTTTTTGGACTCAACCAGAAACTTCATCTGCAGCATCatgtggcagtggtggtggaagtggcagTACCACAATGCCAAGCACTCAACCATCAAGTTCAACCCCAAGTACCCAAAAATCAGCCACTTGA